The Vitis riparia cultivar Riparia Gloire de Montpellier isolate 1030 unplaced genomic scaffold, EGFV_Vit.rip_1.0 scaffold567_pilon_pilon, whole genome shotgun sequence genome contains the following window.
TGCAAACTAAGCAAATGCTTGTCTGAGTACATGTTGTATCTGTTAGTTATGTGTCCATTTATGCTGCCAAAAGGGATAGGGGAGTTTAGGTTCCGCGACACTTGTTTAGAGGCTAAAAGATACTTCCAGCGAAAGAGGGTGTCCATATCTAACAGAAATGAAGCTTTCAGTTTGCTGCTTGAAGTTGACACGGAAGTTCATCCCGAAGAAGTGAAAGGAGATAAAAGCAAGTCGGTGTTATTCGAGGCATGTAGCCTTGCCAAAACGTTGAAATCACTGGAAATGGAGATGGGAGAGAAATGGAAGATGGTGAGTGAGGTGTGGGTGGAGATGTTGTGCTATGCTGCCAGTCATTGTGGATGGATTCAACACGGTCAACAGCTCCGACGAGGCGGGGAGCTACTCACTCATGTCTGCCTTCTTATGTCCCACTTCGGTTTAAGCGAGCAATTCCAAAAGAATCCACCTTCTTATGTCCCACCTCCAAATGAGTCCCCTCCTTATGGAGTGCATAGGAACTTCAAGAACTTGCCTTATGGAGTGCATAGGAACTTCAAGGCTCGCTGACTCTGATGCAACGACTTGATCACGAGGAAGCTTGTAATTTGAACATCTCATTTCTTTCGTGACTGCTCGATGTGGGATGGGATTCAAGAGGGGTAAAGAAATGCTAAAATAAGAATATAGAAAGGAGGCCCAATTCTATGGCCCACACTTCCTTGGCCTTATGTTCCCTCTAGCACGGTAAGCCCGATCACTGAATTGGAAATTTaggctttatttatttatttttaaataaagagttTCTAAAAACAGA
Protein-coding sequences here:
- the LOC117910059 gene encoding uncharacterized protein LOC117910059, whose amino-acid sequence is MAQNNLIDSCLRDKTKFNPVPRFFDMNKFLEKYWYMTWEKVDDMKEPIFCWLLEVTNDAGDHTRLFNHRGDYVTGKRGFFETLRWSIIDVEFDHSILLWHIATDLCYPRDVDKSPDTNLKSWCKLSKCLSEYMLYLLVMCPFMLPKGIGEFRFRDTCLEAKRYFQRKRVSISNRNEAFSLLLEVDTEVHPEEVKGDKSKSVLFEACSLAKTLKSLEMEMGEKWKMVSEVWVEMLCYAASHCGWIQHGQQLRRGGELLTHVCLLMSHFGLSEQFQKNPPSYVPPPNESPPYGVHRNFKNLPYGVHRNFKAR